Within the Candidatus Coatesbacteria bacterium genome, the region GAAGGGTTCGACCTTGCCGAAAAAGTCCAAGCGGTTCTCCGGGCGGGCGAAGCCGTGGCCCTCATTCTCGTAGACGTGGTACTCGTGGGGAATATCGGCCCGCTTGAGCGCCGCGGTGATCTGCTCACCCTCGGCCAGCTTGACCCGGGGATCGTTGGCCCCGTAGGCCAGGATCAGCGGCGTCTGGATGCGCTCGGCGTAGTTGAGCGGACTGCGCTCGGCGATCAGTTCGGCCTCGGTCTGCGGGTCACCGATCATCTTGTGCAGTTTCTTGACTTCGGTGCGCCAGTAGGGCGGGATGCTGGCCAGCAGGGTTGCGAGATTCGAAGGGCCGACGATGGAGACAGCGCAGCGGTAGAAACGGTAATCGTCTTCTGGAGCGTCGTCGATGTCGGGGCGTTCCGCGGTCTTGGTGAAGGTCAACCCGGCCAGGGCGGCGTAGCCACCGTAGCTGCCGCCCATGATGCACAGCCGCTGCGGATCGGCGAGGCCCTCGGCGACGGCCCAGTTGCAGGCGTCGGTCAGGTCGTCCTGCATGCGCCGCCCCCATTCCTTATTGCCGGCGTGGCGATGGGCCTTGCCGTAGCCGGCGCTGCCGCGGTAGTTGACCTGCAGCACGGCGTAACCGCGGTTGGCCAGCCACTGGGACATCGGGTCGTAACCGTAGTCGTCGCGAGCCTGGGGGCCGCCGTGGACCAGCAGCACCAGGGGCAGTTTCGCGGGCTCGACGCCCGGCGGCAGGCTGAGGTAGCCCTCGATCCGGCGTCCGTCACGGGCCGTGAACTCCACCGGTTTCATCTCGGCCAGCTCGTAGTCCTCTAGCTGTGGATAGACCTTGAACAGCTCGGACAGCGACTTGTCGGTCCGATTGTAGCGGTAGTAGCTGACGGCCCTGCGCGGCTCGTTAACCATCACCAGCCAGGTGTTATTGTCCCGGCTCTGGTCGGAAACCGCGAGCCAGGCCTCGGGAAACCGGCCCTCGAGTTTGGCCAGGTCGTCGCGGACCTCGTCGGTCAGGGGTCGCCACTCCAGCTTGACCCGGTTGACCGAGGCCGCCAGGGTGCGGTGGGTTTGCGGATCGCGCAGCAGGCCGAAATGGGTGTGGGCGTCGTAGCCCTCGTCGACCAGCAGGGCTTCGCCTTTGCCGCTGTGGGGGTCGAGGCGTATCAGACGCTGGGTGTCGGCGCCGCGGGGGTCGGCGAGCAGCACACCGATGTTGTCGGCGTCGAAGCCGTAGACGGCGGAGTGGGCGTCTTCATACTCCCACCTTGACACCACCCGCCAGTCGCCGTCCTCGTCCTCGCGGTAGAGCAGCTCGTTACCGGCGTCGGGCGTCGCCCGCAGGGCCAGTCGAACCCGCAGTTTCCAGTCGGCCAGGAACTCGGCGATGTCGCCCGGGTTCTCGGCTGCCGACTCCAATTCGCCGGAGACGGTGTTCAGCCGGTAGGCGTCGAAGAGGGCTTCGTCGCGCTTGTTGAGCAGCACTAACAGTTCGTCGGGCCGATCGGAGCTCTGCAGCGCCGGAACGGCCTTGGCGCCGGGGAAGGGGGTCAGGTCGAGGGGTTCGTCGTCGGGGTTGGTCGGATCGACCCGGAACAGGTGATTGTTCTCGTCGCCGTCGGAGTCCTGCAGGTAGATGACGTATCTACCGTTCTCGCTCCAGAAGTGCCGGCGGATACCCCGGCCCGTATCATTGGTCAACGGCCGCTCTTGGCCGTTTTCCAGCTCGCGCAGCCAGATGTTCAAAACGCCGTCCCGGGGGGCGATGTAGGACATCGAGCGACCGTCGGGGGAGAGGCGGGGCTGGACCCGGGCCGGGTTGCCGAAGATGACCTCGCGGGGGATCAGTGGAACCTGCATCTCTTTAACGTTCATGGACTTATCCTTCCCGATCTGTCGTTGAGACTCGAAGGTTGCACCCTGACTAGATTACTCCGTCGCGGCGGGTTTTTCAAGGAGGGGTATGTCTTGAGGCAGCCGGACGACGAACAACCTCAGATCAACATTCTTTTAGGGATTATCACCGAATAATGAACGAGCGCGAAGTCTGCTCCCGAGGTAGTTGAACACGTTTTCGGCGTCTCGATGGTTGAAGCGGAACGACCTTTCACGGATAACGAGCCTGAGGTTGCGTTCGAAGCCAGCGTGATAGGCTTTGCGGCGGCGTTTGGCGTCGCCCCGGAAGCTTCGAGGCCGTTGATATGCCCCTTGACGTCAACCAGTGTCCTGTCATGATCGATGCGCCTGTGGTGGAAGCCGCTGGGCGACAGTTTCTTGTGGGCCCGCCGGCCGTCGGCGCAGCGATAATTGCCTTTGGGGACATTTGACGTGCCGCTCCCCCGACCCGCTCTTCCCCGCCACATTGCCCCCCCTTTTGGTGGCGGGATGATAAACTCGTTCACGCAGATATAAGTACCCAACTGCAATAGCTGATGCTCATCTTCTGTTATGATCCTGTCATTATTTTCAACACCGGATTCGAGGCCCTGCGGAAGAAAATCAGTTGAGCGGTTCATTCTCCGTATCTCATAATGATAGTGGATAGCGCCGTTGTTTTCGGTGTAGAGTAATCATGCAGTCTCTGCAAAACAGCAAGCTCCACGGTAAATCAGACTTAACGGACGATGAAAAGACGTACAACGGGCCAAAGGAGACGCCATGAAACAGCTCTGTTCGGTTGTATTCGTCCTGCTTCTCGTCATTCCCGGGTTGGCCGCCGTAGTGGAGGTCAATACCTCCAGCGCCACGGCCAGCGCCTGGAGCGAGCATTCGTCCTATCCCGCCGCCAACTCTCTAGACGGTAATTTCAACTCTTTCTGGACCAACGACCGCGGCTCCCATCCGACCACGGACGGCGCCGGTGACTGGTACCAGGTCGATTGGCCCGGCGACGTCGAGATCGGTTTCATCCGCACCGAGGGCCGCAGTTTTCAGAGCGGCTTCTACAGCATTCCCCAAGACGTGCGGTTGCATTTCTCCGACGGCAGCACCCTGGACTTCAACTTCGACGACACCACCCAGGACCATTGGGTCCAGGAGTATGACTTCTACGCCGACCAGCAGACGACGGACTTCGTCAAGATCGAGTTCCTGACTTATTACCACCACGTCTGGGAGTACATTCAGTACTACGAGGTGGACTTCTACTACGACGACGATACCGGTGACAGC harbors:
- a CDS encoding prolyl oligopeptidase family serine peptidase: MNVKEMQVPLIPREVIFGNPARVQPRLSPDGRSMSYIAPRDGVLNIWLRELENGQERPLTNDTGRGIRRHFWSENGRYVIYLQDSDGDENNHLFRVDPTNPDDEPLDLTPFPGAKAVPALQSSDRPDELLVLLNKRDEALFDAYRLNTVSGELESAAENPGDIAEFLADWKLRVRLALRATPDAGNELLYREDEDGDWRVVSRWEYEDAHSAVYGFDADNIGVLLADPRGADTQRLIRLDPHSGKGEALLVDEGYDAHTHFGLLRDPQTHRTLAASVNRVKLEWRPLTDEVRDDLAKLEGRFPEAWLAVSDQSRDNNTWLVMVNEPRRAVSYYRYNRTDKSLSELFKVYPQLEDYELAEMKPVEFTARDGRRIEGYLSLPPGVEPAKLPLVLLVHGGPQARDDYGYDPMSQWLANRGYAVLQVNYRGSAGYGKAHRHAGNKEWGRRMQDDLTDACNWAVAEGLADPQRLCIMGGSYGGYAALAGLTFTKTAERPDIDDAPEDDYRFYRCAVSIVGPSNLATLLASIPPYWRTEVKKLHKMIGDPQTEAELIAERSPLNYAERIQTPLILAYGANDPRVKLAEGEQITAALKRADIPHEYHVYENEGHGFARPENRLDFFGKVEPFLAEHLGGRAQ